A single genomic interval of Prionailurus viverrinus isolate Anna chromosome A2, UM_Priviv_1.0, whole genome shotgun sequence harbors:
- the SMIM44 gene encoding small integral membrane protein 44, which translates to MPGLAVEEGMEGWSPAPPLYEEYRPPPLDAIRLPRYVLYLLLAAFLVVAVAYAIVGHLIKDLAHDLADWAFGPKPDQEDAPQELRPSLEGEDLEELDLQLALAWRGDEDPGGGTDAAPAEASAPPRRPSIAFKDPPGRSSFWRLN; encoded by the exons ATGCCGGGGCTGGCGGTCGAGGAGGGGATGGAGGGCTGGAGCCCGGCCCCGCCGCTCTACGAGGAGTACCGCCCGCCGCCCCTGGATGCCATCCGCCTGCCCAGGTATGTGCTGTACCTGCTGCTCGCGGCATTCCTGGTGGTGGCCGTGGCCTACGCCATTGTGGGGCATCTCATCAAGGACCTCGCCCACGACCTGGCAG ACTGGGCCTTTGGCCCGAAGCCAGACCAGGAGGACGCCCCCCAGGAGCTGCGCCCGAGCCTGGAGGGGGAGGATCTGGAGGAGCTCGATCTGCAGCTGGCCCTGGCCTGGCGGGGCGACGAGGACCCTGGCGGAGGCACCGACGCAGCCCCCGCAGAAGCCTCCGCGCCTCCCCGCCGCCCTTCGATTGCCTTCAAGGACCCCCCTGGCCGaagctccttctggaggctgaactga